The following proteins are co-located in the Pyxicephalus adspersus chromosome Z, UCB_Pads_2.0, whole genome shotgun sequence genome:
- the LOC140342985 gene encoding cysteine-rich hydrophobic domain-containing protein 2-like isoform X2, translated as MSVFLPNMADFDTIYELDEEEDDDGEERETGSGRVVAGEHLLRYAPDPVVVRGAGHITVFGLSNKFDTEFPSILMGKVAPEEFKISIGRVNTCLRKNLPLNVKWLLCGCICCCCTLGFSLWPVICLNKRTSRSIHKLLDWENNRLYHKLGLHWKLSRRKCESNNMMEYVILIEFLPKYPIFRPD; from the exons ATGAGCGTCTTTTTACCAAACATGGCGGACTTTGATACCATATATGAGttggatgaggaggaagatgatgacgGAGAGGAGCGGGAAACAGGCTCAGGTCGAGTGGTGGCCGGGGAACACTTACTCCGATACGCGCCAGACCCGGTGGTGGTGAGGGGAGCCGGCCATATTACCGT gTTTGGTTTAAGCAACAAGTTTGATACAGAATTCCCTTCTATTTTGATGGGCAAG GTTGCACCAGAGGAGTTTAAAATCAGTATTGGTCGTGTGAATACCTGTTTGAGAAAGAATCTCCCTCTCAATGTGAAATGGCTGCTTTGTGGCTGTATCTGCTGCTGTTGTACGTTGGGCTTCAGTTTGTGGCCTGTTATATGCCTGAATAAAAGG aCAAGTAGATCAATTCACAAACTTTTGGACTGGGAGAATAATAGATTATATCACAAG CTTGGCTTGCACTGGAAACTGAGCAGAAGGAAATGTGAATCAAACAATATGATGGAATAT gttATACTTATAGAATTCTTACCAAAGTACCCAATATTTCGACCAGACTGA
- the LOC140342985 gene encoding cysteine-rich hydrophobic domain-containing protein 2-like isoform X1, with amino-acid sequence MSVFLPNMADFDTIYELDEEEDDDGEERETGSGRVVAGEHLLRYAPDPVVVRGAGHITVFGLSNKFDTEFPSILMGKVAPEEFKISIGRVNTCLRKNLPLNVKWLLCGCICCCCTLGFSLWPVICLNKRTSRSIHKLLDWENNRLYHKLGLHWKLSRRKCESNNMMEYVSIMLIEREIDMYAYWRKLQ; translated from the exons ATGAGCGTCTTTTTACCAAACATGGCGGACTTTGATACCATATATGAGttggatgaggaggaagatgatgacgGAGAGGAGCGGGAAACAGGCTCAGGTCGAGTGGTGGCCGGGGAACACTTACTCCGATACGCGCCAGACCCGGTGGTGGTGAGGGGAGCCGGCCATATTACCGT gTTTGGTTTAAGCAACAAGTTTGATACAGAATTCCCTTCTATTTTGATGGGCAAG GTTGCACCAGAGGAGTTTAAAATCAGTATTGGTCGTGTGAATACCTGTTTGAGAAAGAATCTCCCTCTCAATGTGAAATGGCTGCTTTGTGGCTGTATCTGCTGCTGTTGTACGTTGGGCTTCAGTTTGTGGCCTGTTATATGCCTGAATAAAAGG aCAAGTAGATCAATTCACAAACTTTTGGACTGGGAGAATAATAGATTATATCACAAG CTTGGCTTGCACTGGAAACTGAGCAGAAGGAAATGTGAATCAAACAATATGATGGAATATGTGAGTATCATGTTAATAGAGAGAGAAATTGATATGTACGCATATTGGCGTAAACTTCAGTAA
- the LOC140344016 gene encoding homeobox protein CDX-4-like, translating into MMTNGGTTTTMNIGYPGRKEVNMYPLSVRPTNTNHVGQNYVSSQPYFNYVAYHHVPTVDNQVPSCGVWGSQYGSPQEDWSTYSASPSSTNTIQTSDLSPNQYPYNSPVYNSPHTSGLGIMHTAEGTHSAAHSPSGQSQNSYEWMGKTTQSLSIGKTRTKEKYRVVYSDHQRLELEKEFHYSRYITIKRKSELAASLCLSERQVKIWFQNRRAKERKLYKKKMNPFEGAGSLQSDSSSASPNPHCDSMIKVEMSSSSYQQPQHGLNGLQPNDIIQQVIV; encoded by the exons ATGATGACAAACGGTGGAACCACTACAACTATGAATATTGGCTATCCTGGGCGTAAAGAAGTTAATATGTATCCACTTTCTGTAAGGCCAACAAATACCAACCATGTAGGACAGAATTATGTATCTAGTCAACCATACTTTAATTATGTGGCTTATCATCATGTACCAACCGTGGATAACCAAGTGCCGTCTTGTGGAGTCTGGGGATCGCAATATGGGTCACCTCAGGAGGACTGGAGTACTTATTCTGCTTCACCATCCAGCACTAATACCATACAGACCTCTGATTTATCACCAAACCAATATCCTTACAATTCACCTGTTTATAATTCTCCACATACTTCTGGACTTGGGATTATGCATACAGCAGAAGGAACTCATTCAGCTGCACACTCGCCCAGTGGTCAAAGTCAAAATTCTTATGAATGGATGGGGAAAACCACACAATCCTTATCTATAG GTAAAACaagaacaaaggaaaaatatCGAGTGGTTTACAGTGACCATCAAAGACTGGAGCTTGAGAAAGAATTTCATTACAGCAGATATattactataaaaagaaaaagtgaactTGCTGCTAGTTTATGCCTTTCTGAGAGACAG GTAAAAATTTGGTTCCAGAATCGAAGAGCAAAGGAGAGAAagctttacaaaaagaaaatgaatccaTTTGAGGGAGCAGGCTCTCTGCAGAGTGATTCCAGTTCAGCTAGTCCCAACCCACACTGTGACTCTATGATAAAAGTGGAAATGTCAAGCTCTTCATATCAACAACCACAACATGGACTCAATGGCTTGCAGCCCAATGACATCATACAGCAAGTTATCGTCTAA